Within Engraulis encrasicolus isolate BLACKSEA-1 chromosome 8, IST_EnEncr_1.0, whole genome shotgun sequence, the genomic segment tagtgcagtaccacccggggaagtggcgactctgtttcccattacattctctccaagaactggaggactgagccaatcagagacgcgtttcttcgagagcaggaggagtgagccaatcagagacgcatttccacgagaaacacggaacactctcgtttctccacaagccaccttgccagcttgcaaaaacgtcttgaaacaaagcaaccagaacgtttttagatgcgtcccacgcatctctataagaggctttggtgtccgtccgtccgtccgtccgtccttccgtccgtccgtccgccctcccgtgatgagtttctgaattgtgattccctcttgtgattccctcttgtgtccacaaggtggcagtcgctcagttttggactggagctcatgcgtgcaaaccaaaacgtctaccaagagaccgtgctctttgccagtgagaaaaacatggcggcacttcctgttgattttcacatgaaagttttgcttaatttaaagtccctaagcgactataaatgttgtggcttccatatattgatgtaaaagtgtcccacgaagtaatgaagcacaacaaagttactccacattaccatttgaccactcgtttttctatgctaacagggtagctaatgtagcattgtaaatgatccagggagaaaggggggaaggttgtgatttcagtccgcctgaggcaacgattttcgtggggaagatgacctgcatctcggtggcattgaaccacgcccccgtgccttatttggctcgctcagcacgtgcgtcctcagtccaatcgcaatgctttattttccccagatgtttaatcgcatttaagtgaaagtgccatgtatacacatcgcaaaataactcttaatctgatctatttaaatcgcatttattaaatcggacttaaaaacatcatgtacacgtagccaatgtctcattgattagtttatggaacttacggtttgtctgttacggtccacgaagacaatatccacgtgaaaacgcaaacgcctgcaaaccactgttttgacagaaatacagttcacctgtcgcctactctgttttcttcccaaagcggcatttaaaagtattccatgaaatccaacatcaacgtcacttcaaataggtgacagcatcatgcacacacatgaaataacacttcagtgagggggggacatcactgctctcatattaaagtgaaaagagaatttcacattttagtttatttaatgtaggcctatgcaaaattgcaaatagcctattcattcaaatctgtccagaaagggttgtaggcctaatgtttgcctgtttttttatgtttgtaattatttttattttattttttaataaaaaatcgtgataaaaaaaaaaacataaataacaaaaatagagattttatgttaaaaaaaaatttgatatgggatggaccgatggccaccctaagctaaattcgccttaggtccccacattgctaaatgtagtgtaagggattattttgaaaagacagtaacataatcagcaatgcattacagtttttcagtaaattgcccaacactgttgaaatcctatggtactttttcaaatccaggcttatacagtacatggtaggcttattgataaattgccttgacaggttatgaggaggccaagggggcgtttgggcaaaaaaagttcagaacgggcatagacggacgcatctgttgtccgcctgtcggacttgtttaaaacaggaccaacgcgtaacacattcaataacaatggggaacacggcaatattaattaaatgacgttgagaggccatctttaatcagtcatgatgaggcaatataagtagtcagatactgagcaacaatttattggctgttttctgtatcagtctgtatcagtcttgcaatgttttgaagtgcttttatttaatttaacattcatttgctctcgaaatatccatggaagtaattgaaacttaaaaaaaagtgccggatcgattctggaactggccggatcgattctgtatcgtccatgccccgcattggattgcatcgccgaatcggtcattgttgacaccaccagtgcacacacatatgccaagAGCAATTGTTGAGGGTGCTGAATataaatgaatgcatgaatggaaAAAATAAGTATACACACACCCCAGAAGCTCCATTGTTGTGATTAATTTGGTGGGAAATCGCACAACATTTCCACTTTAAAGTGAAGACTTTGTAGGTTGAATCGCTGAGTCGATGTTTCACCATTAGAGAAGGCCATGCATTACTATAGAGGCCTAAAGAAATCAGTGATGAAATTATTTTGTTGTTAAGCTCATAGCACATCATTGTTTCCAAAGGCCACCTGCATTTCGCATTAGGATGTTCTGTGGTTCAGTATGCAATAGCACTCCTTACCATAGGGTCATccttatgttccccgggtcctatgttcccctctaccggggaacataggacccttttttcaaaaaagggttctatgttccccactgcttccaagtagactgctgccgcatggcaaagcgcaggttgttgttgcacctctgacaggttaggtttagggatagttttggtcagggcacaatttgaaaacttggaaacatacaatgcggggaacatagaaaatggacaactcagaaacattgcatacaaagacaggggaacgtAGGAccgggggaacataggtacgctccccttaCCACGCATCATTGTAGCATTTGGTGCTAACATTTGGATACAATAAAAGCTAACAAGgtaccaaatgtgtgtgtgtgtgcgtgcgtgtgtgtgtgtgtgtgtgtgtgtgtgcgtgcgtgtgtgtgtgtgtgtccttgtatgtCCCTGCTTGCTCCCCCGGTGTGTGTGTCCCGGTTAGTACGGCTAAGATCATTAGCGTTCCTTCCCAGTGGTCTTTAGTGGTGGTCatcctcattcacacacacacacacacacacacacacacacacacacacacacacacacacacacacacacacacacacacacacacacacacacacaagatcctcATTCCCACGTCACTACAGATTACACTGCTCAGGTTCATCTGGACACTCTCCCTGAACTACTCATACGTTCAGTATTTGTggatagaggtgtgtcgttcatgaacgagccggttcttttgaacggctccctgaagtgaacgatgggaaccggatcacagctgggggagccactcgaccgttatttcgttcatttatcattcattttaagcacgtgacctcaaccagagtaattaaattagggaaaaaacacaattgtttgcctcaaagagaggcacaaacggtctttagaagcaggagaataatcagttgttgtttggacaaaattatcttgaggaggagtcaaaatattacattcttaacactgaataaataatttaaaaaagagccaaaagagccagttttttgaacggctttttgaaaggaacgagccactaagatccggatcccgaaaaagagccataaattccATCTCTATTTGTGGAGCACGTCCGGCATGCAGTGGTGATGATTGGGTATTATGCCgcgttcagaccaagagcgaactacgctgcctggtagaagaagtttcgccttgaattcccTGTATTCGCTCTGTACGCTGCATTGACATgattgattcagctaatcacataacggctctggcttgacagcctgggacattctgagatgtgaacattccaattggttttcgccgaaacgcatcatagctcattaccacaaGATCAGCTCGACTTTAAtcattaaaattcgctctggtcgctcagtttgcttcgcccctggcgaattcgctctggtagcgctggtcgcgcaccctccatagagaaataatgacttccgttgttCCGTTTGTGTTGGTCGTTTTTATGGTGCAGCTTTTAACATTACAGTGCCTTAACAGGCAGTCATGGCTAagcagttagagcgtcagacttgtagcccaaaggttgccggttcgactcccgaaccgccaggttggtggggtgaataattaaccagtgctctcctccatgactgaggtaccctgagcatggtaccgtcccgccacactactcccttgggccgccattgggagcttcccccttgcatggatgatgCACAAAATGCGATTTAGTTGTGTGCTTTGTTTTCTTgtgggctgtggagtgctgtgttacaatgacaatgggagttcgagttttccaggtgggctttcacgctttaGTTTCCTTGAAGCCTGAGACCTGGAGACAATAATGTTCTCATTTAAAAATCAATAGTGAAAGCGTACGGCTAAGAAAAATGAGATACGACCCAGATTTTAGAGCACAAAAAGATGACAACATTTTGGACACTTGGGCAAGTACAGGACTGACCATATTTGCACAActttttgaaaaaatatatagtagTTTCATTTCAAACCCTTGCAGAGAAGCCTGAGGCCTGAAGCTTTTAACATTGTACAATACTTCCAGGGACGTAGCAGAAAATTTTGGGCCCAATCAGCTCCAACGAATCCCGCTAGCCATATACGTATATagataaatcagactgtgtgtaggCCCCctttatacatggggccctggtgactcctttatttagttattattgttttttttatgcttatcaaatgtatggagcatattTATTGTTggtgtaagagagaggaggaaagctgtacgccaggagcagataggcagtgagactggccactcactgtggGCCCACTAGGTGGAGtgggcggtgttgtggttcagggccgaaacaccgcagagaaggctggacaccacctgacgacatctgcttctggcgtaaggctacagctacccgcgaaggtggttgaggaaggcacctcctgtgcatgcattatgaatgtgtattccctatgtttgtctagtaattgatacaataaaaaatttgtgtcacaagtcttattttctcttgctgacccatgggcaccggaggaggtgcgacaggcagcaatgcccagcaggtattaacagctacctgtataatcctgggccctggtgactcagtcacactttatcccTTTGTACAACACCCCTGGGTACTTCCTTCAAGCCTACAGCCTGAAGCTTTCGACACTGTACGGTACTTCCTTGAAGCCTGAGGCCTGTAGCTTTTACTATAACATCGTACGGTATGAAGCGGCCTGATATGAGGTCCGACCGTGCGATCACACCGTCTGCGTTGAACGTGTGGAAAGCGCCCGAAGCGTCAAAAAAGccaagggcgtcaaaagttgaacttcatctaaaaatatgtaatgagctcgttgcaccatctaaagcaaatttgtttatcttggtctcaagagagatgaacagacaaaggatatggatcactggaaccatggtgtgtgatctgaagagacctagataaacaaatttgctttagatggtgtcaagcatgtgtggtagtaaacaagtgagttgtacaaaaaaggtgtatcctctcataagccaagcatggtagtgggactgacatggtttggggatgcatgaatgctgtcaacattggcaatctgaaatacacctaaaagaaacatgcatgtcaacatgcactgtgactactgaagcagatcatgatattctccataggattgcattcaaatctcacaccaatctatttaagccagatgcagactgaaaatgtaaaagttcaatgcaaagaaaggttgatacgcacactgatgacctcccttgtcatcccttttcatttcgagacaatttgagccaacatagccccttctctaccggattttaatctggggtgtactcacttttgtgagtacatgttcaaacattaatggctgtattttgttttttactgagtgaacaagaaatttaagcggttaaatatgttgttaaaaggtcactaatcattgtgtcaaagttacatttctgtaatgctttcctatgaaaagatatactcaaaaatttgcaaaactgtgaggggtgtattcactttcgtgatatactgtaatgtgGTATCAAGGCAATTTAAAATGGGGTTGATGTCACTGTATTTTATTTTGCAAATGCACTGTAATGGCCTAGCGATAAAAATATAGGGTTAGTAAACCAAAAAAATATAGCTGTCAATTCTACAATTCACTCCtacccatggccgtagccacatatgaggtaagggaggtccggacctcccttatttttagagaaaataatatttttcatacatgaaaaaggggatcttctccattgtccaccattttgaatcccctgaatcttttcagctgcaaaacatactgtaagctgtggtcatactagtaaatattagttcattatttagcagatattcatgaaaagaccaaaattggcaaaagacagcagtttcaatgagcaacatagttacaatagatactccgggcaacatcctatACATTGCATTGGAGGCGGATAAAGTGGCCAGCAGCCACCATGACTACTCTGTGGAAGCAGTTCGACGATGACGTGGACCAAATCCTGGAGTCAATATCCAAGGGAGAAGTGGACCGGAAGCTGCAAGCCATGACAACAATCATTGTCACGATGGCAGCTGAGCGgtttggtgaggaggagaagaaagctcCTGGAACACCCTACATAAAGAACCACAGGGCAGAGAAGATCCATCTGTTAAGGCGGGAGATGAAAGTGCTGAAGTCCCAGTACAAGGAGGCAGGAGATGAGGAGCGCCTTGGTCTATCCCAGCTGATGGCCATCCACCGGAAGAGGATAAGGGTTCTCCGCCGGGCAGAGTGGCATCGAAGGCGGCGGCGCGAGAGGGCTCGTAAGCGTGCGGCCTTCATCGCCAACCCCTTCAAGTTCACCAAAGATCTCCTTGGCCAGAAGCGCAGTGGAAAGCTGGCCTCCTCCAAAGAAGACATCGATCAACACCTTGCGGAGATGTTCTGCGATCCCGGTAAAGAGCTGGAACTTGGAGACTGTGACATCCTCATTGATCCTCCCGAGCCACAGTTTCAGTTCGACATGTCAGAGCTGAAGCTGAGGGAAATCAAGGAAGTCGTCCATAAAGCCAGAGCTTGCTCTGCTCCAGGACCGAGCGGCACCTCATACAAGGTGTATAAGAACTGTCCCAAGCTCTTGCTGCGGCTGTGGAAAATCCTGCGGGTCTTCTGGAGGAAGGGGAAGATCCCACAGCAATGGCGAACGGCTGAAGGGGTCTGGATCCCAAAGGAGGAAGATTCCACCCAACTTGACCAGTTCCGcatcatctctctcctctgcatcgAATCGAAGATCTTCTTCAGCGCTATCTCCAGGAGGCTGTGCACCTACCTAGCAAGGAACACCTACGTCGACACGTCTGTACAGAAAGGTGGAATATCAGGGATGCCAGGCTGTGTGGAGCATACAGGTGTGGTGACGCAGCTCATCCGAGAGGCCAGAGAGAGCAAGGGTAACCTGTCAGTGCTATGGCTTGACCTGGCCAATGCATTCGGCTCCATTCCCCATCAGCTGGTCCAGCTCACTCTGGTGAAACACCATGTCCCCAGCAGGTGCAGAGACCTCATCGCTGACTACTACAACAACTTCAGGATGAGGGTCTCTGCAGGAGCAACACCATCTAGCTGGCACAAGGTGGATATTGGTATAATCACAGGGTGCACAATCTCTGTGACACTATTCTCCTTGGCCATGAACATGCTCACCAAGTCTGCTGAACCAGAGTGTAGAGGACCCCTCATGAGCTCTGGACAACGGCAACCACCCATCAGGGCATTCATGGATGACCTTACAGTCACCACAGAATCCGTCCCAGGATGTCGGTGGTTATTGAGGGGTCTGGAGAAGATGATGGTGTGGGCCCGAATGAGGTTCAAACCTGCTAAGTCGAGATCCATGGTACTGAGGAAAGGAAAGGTGGAGGACAAGTTCCGCTTTAACATCGCAGGCACACCCATTCCATCAATCACAGAAAAGCCAGTCAAGAGTCTTGGTAAGGTCTTTGACAGCTCCCTCAAAGACAAAACATCTATTCAGACAGCTTGTGCTGAGCTAGATGGCTGGCTGAAATCTGTGGATAAATCTGGCCTCCCTGGTAAATACAAAGCATGGGTCTATCAGCATGGCATCCTCCCTAGGATTCTGTGGCCTCTCCTTGTCTATGCCATCCCATTGACCACAGTGGAGACATTGGAGAGGAAAGTAAGCAGCCACCTACGGAGATGGCTGGGGTTACCAAAGAGCCTGAGCAGCATTGCACTCTATGGGCGCAGTAACAAACTGCAATTGCCCTTCAAATCCTTGGAGGAGGAATTCAAGGTAACACGAGCAAGAGAAGTGGTGCTGTACAGAGACTCCAGCGATCCAAAGGTGGCCAATGCTGGAATCCAGGTGAGGACTGGCAGGAAGTGGAAGGCAGAAGAGGCTGTTCAAATGGCTGAAGCTAGGCTGCGGCACAGGGCCCTGGTGGGAGTGGTGACACGAGGCAGAGCAGGCCTGGGATCCTTTCCAACTCCGCAAGTGAACCCCAGTGGGAAGGAGAGGCGGCGCTTGGTCCAAGAAGAGGTGAGGGCAGCAGAAGAGGAAATCAGATCTTGCAAGTCGGTGGGCATGAGACAGCAGGGGGCCTGGACAAGATGGGAGAATGCGTTAGAGAGGAAAGTGACCTGGACTGACATCTGGAGAGCGGAGCCTCACCGCATCAAATTCCTTGTCCAGGCTGTATATGACGTGCTGCCCAGCCCATCAAACTTGCACACTTGGGGCTTAGCAGAGTCACCAGCTTGCCCTTTGTGTTCTAAGAGAGGCACCTTAGAACATGTCCTTAGCAGCTGTTCCACAGCGCTAGGAGAAGGGCGGTACCGGTGGAGGCACGACCAAGTCCTGAAGACCATCgctgaagccatcagcacaggACTGGCATGGGTAAAGCAGTTCCACCCCCCCAAGAAAGCCATCGCCTTTGTTAAGGCTGGAGAACCAGTTGCCCCATCCGGAAGAGCACCAGCAGGAATTCTGACCTCTGCAAGGGACTGGCAGCTGCTAGTGGACCTTGAAAAGCAACTCAAGTTCCCGAGCCACATCACAGCCACCACCCTTCGCCCTGATGTTGTACTTGTGTCAAATGCCACCAAACAAGTCATCATGCTGGAGCTGACAGTCCCGTGGGAAGATCGCCTGGAAGAAGCCTTTGAAAGGAAGCTTTCCAAGTACTCAGGACTGGTCAGTGACTGCCAGCAATCAGGGTGGAGGGCTAAGTGCCTCCCAATTGAGGTAGGCTGCAGAGGCTTCGCAGCTCGGTCCTTGGCCAATGCACTTGGAGGCTTAGGCATCGTCGGACAGCAGAAGAGGAGAGCCATCCGCAACACCACCGAAGCGGCAGAGAGGGCCTCAAGATGGCTATGGCTTAAGAGAGGCGAGCCATGGAGTCGTGGTAGTTAGTTAGCCAACTGTACACAAGCTGGGGActgatcacccccggctgggtcgccTGGATGAGGGTGTATGATGttgaaagacccgaaacacccaatgatttCAGGAACATCACTGACGATGTGTCCAGTCGCATCAGCAGATGTATTTTCacagcacctttaaaa encodes:
- the LOC134453771 gene encoding uncharacterized protein LOC134453771 codes for the protein MTTIIVTMAAERFGEEEKKAPGTPYIKNHRAEKIHLLRREMKVLKSQYKEAGDEERLGLSQLMAIHRKRIRVLRRAEWHRRRRRERARKRAAFIANPFKFTKDLLGQKRSGKLASSKEDIDQHLAEMFCDPGKELELGDCDILIDPPEPQFQFDMSELKLREIKEVVHKARACSAPGPSGTSYKVYKNCPKLLLRLWKILRVFWRKGKIPQQWRTAEGVWIPKEEDSTQLDQFRIISLLCIESKIFFSAISRRLCTYLARNTYVDTSVQKGGISGMPGCVEHTGVVTQLIREARESKGNLSVLWLDLANAFGSIPHQLVQLTLVKHHVPSRCRDLIADYYNNFRMRVSAGATPSSWHKVDIGIITGCTISVTLFSLAMNMLTKSAEPECRGPLMSSGQRQPPIRAFMDDLTVTTESVPGCRWLLRGLEKMMVWARMRFKPAKSRSMVLRKGKVEDKFRFNIAGTPIPSITEKPVKSLGKVFDSSLKDKTSIQTACAELDGWLKSVDKSGLPGKYKAWVYQHGILPRILWPLLVYAIPLTTVETLERKVSSHLRRWLGLPKSLSSIALYGRSNKLQLPFKSLEEEFKVTRAREVVLYRDSSDPKVANAGIQVRTGRKWKAEEAVQMAEARLRHRALVGVVTRGRAGLGSFPTPQVNPSGKERRRLVQEEVRAAEEEIRSCKSVGMRQQGAWTRWENALERKVTWTDIWRAEPHRIKFLVQAVYDVLPSPSNLHTWGLAESPACPLCSKRGTLEHVLSSCSTALGEGRYRWRHDQVLKTIAEAISTGLAWVKQFHPPKKAIAFVKAGEPVAPSGRAPAGILTSARDWQLLVDLEKQLKFPSHITATTLRPDVVLVSNATKQVIMLELTVPWEDRLEEAFERKLSKYSGLVSDCQQSGWRAKCLPIEVGCRGFAARSLANALGGLGIVGQQKRRAIRNTTEAAERASRWLWLKRGEPWSRGS